In Quadrisphaera setariae, the DNA window CGCGGCGCGGGCCCGCTCGGCGACGGCGCGCAGCAGCACCCGGCCGACCCCGCGGCCCCGGGCGGCCGGGTCGACGAACAGGTCGTACAGCACCCACGCGGGAGCCAGCTCCAGCGACGCCCAGGTGGGGTAGCACTGCGCGAAGCCCACCGCTGCGCCGTCCACCTCGGCGAGCAGGACGACGCTGTCCCCGTTCCCGATCCGCGCCGACAGGTACCCGGTCACGTCGTCGGGCTCGCGGGGGTGCTCGTAGGAGTCGAGGTACCCGGCGAACAGGCGCGCGACCTCCTCGACGTCGTCGACGGTCGCCGTCCGCACCACCGCGTCGCTGGTCACGGAGGTCATCCTGGCGCTCGGGTCGCGGCCGCAGAAGGGGGTGTCGGTGTTGCGCCGCCGGGGCGCCGGACCGCACAGTGGGCCGGTGAGCAGCCAGCGCGGAGCCGTCCACCGGCTCGTCGTCGCGCTGGCCGTGGTGCTCGGCCCGCTGCTGCTCCTCGGCCCGTCGGCCCTCTCCGGCCACGGGCTGCCGCAGGCGCTGGCCGGCGGCGCTCTGGTCGCGGCCGTGCTCGCCGGGTCCGCCGTGGCCGCGGGCCTCGCGGTGGCGACCGCCCTCGCCGTCCTGCTCATCACCGGCTCACCGCGCGCGCCCGCCGCGGTGCGCTGGCAGGCGGACGTCGTCGTCCGCCTCGACGACAGGCCGGGGCGCCCCGGGCGCACGCGCTCGCGGGCACCGGGCGCGGGGACCTCCCCGCGCCGCCCCGCCCTCTGACGACCGCTCCCGCGGCCCGCCCGGCGACCCGGCGCGGGGACCTCCCGTCCCCGTCCCCGTGCCGTCTGGAGCATCCGCATGCCGTCGTCCTGGTCCCTGCTCAACCCCCTCGCCTGGCTGGAGTCCGCCGTCTCCGGCGTCCTCGTCACCGCGCACGCGCTCCTCGGTGCGCTCGGGCTCGACCCCGCCTCCGGTGGCGCGTGGGTCGGCGCCGTCGTGGTCCTCGTGGTGGTGGTCCGCCTCGCGCTGCTGCCGCTGGTGCTCCGGCAGGTCCGCGCGTCGCACCGGCTGGCGCGCATCGCCCCTCAGCTGCGCGCCCTGCAGGGCCGCTACTCCCGCCCCGCACGACCCGGCGGGCGCCAGCAGCTCACCCGCGACCCCGCCGAGCTGGCCCGGTGGCGCGCCGAGCAGAAGGCGCTGCACGCCGAGGCCGGTGCGTCGCCGCTGTCGCTCCTCCCGGTGCTGCTGCAGGTCCCGGTGATGATCGCCCTGGCGCGCGTGCTCGACGGCGCCGCCCGCGGGCACGCCGTCGGGCTGCTGTCCCCGCTGCTCGCGGTGCAGGCCGGGGCGGCGACGGTGCTGGGGGCGCCGCTGTCCGGCTCGCTGGTCGGCGGGGGCGGCGCCGCGGGGGCGGTGCTGGCGGTCGGGCTGGTCGTCGTCGTCGCGGTGGCGACCTGGGCCACCACCCACCTGCAGCTCACCCGGGGCACCGCCCCCGAGGCGCTCGAGGGGCCGGTCGGGCAGGCCCAGCGGATGACGGTGTGGCTGGTGCCGCTGGTCATGGCCGCGACGAGCGCCGCCGTGCCGCTGGGTCTGCTCCTGTACTGGGCCAGCTCCGCGGTGTGGTCGCTCGGGCAGGGGCTGGCGCTGCTGCGGTGGCTCCCGACGCCGGGCACGCCCGCCGCCGCGGCGCGGGAGAGGCGCCTGGCCGAGCGCGTCAGCACCCCGTGACGCCGAGGACGTCAGCGGCCCACGTCGAGGATCCGCACCTGCCCCTGGTCCAGCAGCGTCACGTAGGCCTGCTTCCCGTCGGGGCGCACGGAGATGCTGGTCGGGCCACCGCCCACGGGGATGCTCGCGGTGACGGTGTTGGTCGCGGTGTCGATGACGTCGACGGTGCCGGCGTCGACGTTGGCCGTGTACATGTAGCGGCCGTCGGGCGCGTAGGCGATGTCCTGCGGCTTGGCGTCGACGGGAACCGTGGCCACGACGGTCTCCGAGGCCGTGTCGATGACCGAGACCTCGTCGCTGTCGTAGTTCACCACCGCCACCCGT includes these proteins:
- a CDS encoding GNAT family N-acetyltransferase yields the protein MTSDAVVRTATVDDVEEVARLFAGYLDSYEHPREPDDVTGYLSARIGNGDSVVLLAEVDGAAVGFAQCYPTWASLELAPAWVLYDLFVDPAARGRGVGRVLLRAVAERARAAGATTAVLETAHTNTGAQALYESEGWVRDTTYRTYALEL
- the yidC gene encoding membrane protein insertase YidC — encoded protein: MPSSWSLLNPLAWLESAVSGVLVTAHALLGALGLDPASGGAWVGAVVVLVVVVRLALLPLVLRQVRASHRLARIAPQLRALQGRYSRPARPGGRQQLTRDPAELARWRAEQKALHAEAGASPLSLLPVLLQVPVMIALARVLDGAARGHAVGLLSPLLAVQAGAATVLGAPLSGSLVGGGGAAGAVLAVGLVVVVAVATWATTHLQLTRGTAPEALEGPVGQAQRMTVWLVPLVMAATSAAVPLGLLLYWASSAVWSLGQGLALLRWLPTPGTPAAAARERRLAERVSTP